CAGGCGTCCGGTACTGCCGTCTACCTCGGCTTTGCCGACTTCGCGCACTGCTTTGAAATCGAACCGCAGGAATCCGTCGATGCGTCCAAGACGTTTACGGAATACGGCTGCCTGCTGGACTGGCATGTGTGCCTCGTGCTCTCGCTGGCCAAGCGCGGTGAACTGCGCATCAATACGAACGGTACGCTCCACCGCCGCAGCTACCAGATCTGCACGGCCGCCTTCGTGACGGCATCCAAGATCTCTGCAAAGGCCGCCGAGAACGAGCTCTCGCTGATTTTCAGTTTCCTTACGCAGAAGGGCTGGCTCGAACAGGAAAATTCTCTCCTGTACCCCTCCGAGAAGGCGTACGAGTTCCTGAAGACGAGCGCGTTCCGCCTGCACCAGTACGTTTTGACATGGTGGGTCGAGGAACGCTTCCGCAACGACAGCGCGCATTGCAGACAAATGCTCAAGTGCATCACCGATGCCCGCGGCGTGTCCGATGCCGCCTACATGTTCTGGGTGATGGACCCGTCTTACCGCATTCTGGAATCGAACCGCCACCTGGCCTGGGAATACCTGCCGCGCCCGCTGCGCGAACTGTGGCTGCTCGGGCTCGTGAAGTTCCAGTTCCAGTCCGGCAAGGTTTCTGCCGTGATGCTGAGCGATGCCGGCCGTGAATGGACGACTACTTCTGTGTTCCCGCAGTACGAGGGCCAGGTATCCATGCTGCCGAACTTCGACCTCGTGGTATCGGCCTCCACTTCGCCGCAGCTCCTGTTTACCGTCGCCTGCCTTGCACGCGTCAAGAACGACGAGACGTTCCTGTGCTTCAACTTCGACAAGGATACCTACCTGGCCGGCCTCAAGAGCGGCATTCCCGAATCCGAGATGGAACAGGTGTTCGGCTGGATCAAACCGCCCGAGAATGTGCTTTCGACCTTCCGCGAATGGAATTCCTCGTTCTACGGGGCGAAGGTGCGTACTGTTCGTTTGTTAAAAATTGACGACCTGAAGATTTTGACGGAACTTTCCCGCTTTTCGCAGTTCACGGAATGCACCGAGGAATATATCCCGGGGTATGGCTTTGTGCTCGTGCCCGAGAAGGAACATCTGGCCTTTGAAATTCTCGAGAGCTTCGGCTACTGCCCGTTCGTGGACCGCTCTGCGAAAATTCGCGACAAGGCCCCGACCGACGAATGGCGCAAGGATTTCACCATCGCATGGCCCGAGGCAGGTTCTCCGGATTACGAACTGAAGAACGAAGTGGACGAGGCGACGCTCCAGTCGGCGCTCAAGTCTACGAAGTACAGCGATGTGTACCAGAAACTCGATACGTCGGACCTGGTGTATGTGCTGCGCTACGCGAAGACTACGGGCGTGTACCTTGCCGCAAAGGTCAGGGACCCGGCGAAGCGCGCCGAGAAGGAACGCGAGATCATGTTCTCCGTGCATGCGCTGCACTTGGCCAAGGCGCCGCTCAACGTGGATATCCAGGAGAAGGACTGCGAAGGGGTTGCCCCGCTGCAGCTTTCGTTTATCCAGGAAATCAAGGTGCTCCGCAAGGAAGCGTAGTTTTTAAGGCAACGTCTGCGCGTAGCCCGCGATGTCCTTCATCTCGTCGAGCGTAATCTCGTCGTAATAGGATTCCATGCGGCGGTCTTCGTCGCCGAAGTTCATCTGGTACCAGAACGTGGGCATGTCTTCGCGCGCCCGCTGCCCGATAAAGGCGGGGTTGCCCATAGGGTTGAAGTTTATGCGGTGGCCGTCTTCGCCATGGCACGGCCTGCAGTTCTGGTAAAAGAGTTTTGCACCGCGCTTGAGGTTTGCTCCCTTGATTTTGCCGTTCTTGTCGAGCAGCTTGTACACAAGGTAGGCCATGCGCTTGTCTTCGCGGGTGAGCGTATCTCCCGGCGACCCCGGTTCCGGCGCATCTACTGCCTG
The sequence above is drawn from the Fibrobacter sp. UWR2 genome and encodes:
- a CDS encoding cytochrome c, translating into MQVRKTTLIAGILAALYGAAIGIAADTPPTGKVARPAKDSTKDAAQAVDAPEPGSPGDTLTREDKRMAYLVYKLLDKNGKIKGANLKRGAKLFYQNCRPCHGEDGHRINFNPMGNPAFIGQRAREDMPTFWYQMNFGDEDRRMESYYDEITLDEMKDIAGYAQTLP